The Juglans regia cultivar Chandler chromosome 11, Walnut 2.0, whole genome shotgun sequence genome contains the following window.
GTGGTAACAATACAAGCCACACCCAACAAGAACAATTATCTAAGACAATGTTCCATGACTTTCTGGGCATGAAGAAGCCCACCGATTCGCCTGTGGGTCTAACCCCCAAAGCTGCGGAGTCGCCTTCTGCCTCGGCCTCTCTAGGGGCTTCCTCTGGTGGTGGCCGTGGCCTCATCTCCACCACCTCTGATCTGGGTTCCGGTGAGTCACTCAAACTCGCTCCCCTCTTTGTTGATTAGTGgctgcttttttattttcaacaacTGCTTGTTCTCACGTCCTCTGtattttttgggtggttttgttttggctttcttattattttgatgttttaaaaagatgttttttttccctcttgttAACTAAGTCATCTGGGGAATgtagaaaatttatttgtttctctGGAGGCAACACCgtgtgcttgtgtgtgtgtgtgtgtgtgtgtgtgtctcccTATAATCAAGTGGAGAGTTCATCTGGTGATGTaggaaactctctctctctctctctctctctctctctctctctcataggaGTCATAGTGTGGTGGGTGCCTTTGTTTTAGGTTGGTTCAAGTGAAGTTAGTCAGGGCTTGGTTGCTTTCTAGGTCCTCTCTCTTTGCTTTATTTACACGGATATGTTGTATGATTGTATCTGTTATaccttttcactttttatttttcctttctctggGACAATGATTTATTATTCTATGCCCCTTTTTTTTTCGCTGTGAACGGGTCTAATTTTGTAGTGTTTAGTGTTCCCTTTTCAATGTGGTTTCGTGtgattctttatttatttattgtttgctAATCCTGGtgaattaaaatgttgaaagtATAGTATGGacgatttattatttttctctgatAACTTCTTCTCGTTAGAAAGCAAGAAGTCTAATTAAGCATCTTCTTATGCAGCTATGCTCCTTTGCCTATGCGTTCTGATGATAATATGATTTGCATGCcttgttttgtttctgttattttccttttttgtctttttaagtGGGTTCTTCCATCTTAGACCTCATTAAATGGGCATTACTTATCTGAAGGTTTAGTTCTCGTTGTTTTGCTCAGCTGCCAGGCATTTAAGAAAgcttgttattattattattattattttctatattcgGGATTTTACCCATCTGAATCAAAGtttgattcattttcttcatcaatTTTAGTAGAAAGACAGGCTGGAAATCATCTTGAGGGTATTCCATTCTATGGTCCAAGGAGTGATATTTCTGGGCATGAAATAAGCAACAGAATAGTTGGAAGTAAGCGAAGCAATCCCGACTCTGCATTTTTGGGGTCATTTAGGGATGGAATCATAAACCTGGATCATGATCCCCTTGAGAACTCGCATTTGATTAAGGTTTGGATTGTAATGACTTTTGTTTCCCCATTCTCAGAACAAGCCACAAACCCTTAAGGGGTTCGTGCTTctataataatgttataatgTTCTACTGTAGTTACTTCGAAATGGAACTGGGGGGGAGCAACACAGAAGGTCCAATGATGATGAAGTATTCTTTGGAATGCACCCACTAAGGCCAACTTCTGCTTCTCTTGTGTTTCAGCCTCCCGCTGGCAGTAGAACTGATGCTAATGTTTCCAAATGGGAAAGGCCTGCCTCTATGAATGTTGGCCCTGCTGTACAATACCCCCCACGTGGGGGTCAATTTGGACCTATCCTGCATCAGGTGCCTTCAAACAGATTCAGGGATGGCACTGCTGGTCCTTCAAGTATCTCTCAGTCAGCTGCTGATGAGGGATCAAGAACTGGGATTAAAGGCCCTGTAGTTTTGAGTTCCATCAATGCCACTAGTGGTGCCTCCGAGAGAAACTCATCTGGTGTGCTGCCAAGTGGCAGCAGACAGAAGTCTGGGACTAACACGTTAGACCCAGAATCTTCTGCTCCTCCTAGGTAAATGTTAATACTATTTATCCTCCGCCATATCTCATTTGCATTTTCATTTCAAGAGGGGGGCATACTTGATGGTATTTGCATCTGTTGTGATTGCAGTCGACTTGGGTCGGCATCTGCTGGTAGACAGATGACTATATTTTATGGTGGTCAAGCTCATGTTTTTGATGATGTTCATCCCAACAAGGTTTGTATTCTGGTTTTCTACCAATAGCAGAGGCATCTCTGGTTGCTATTATTGGTTTTTTACTGTCAGGAAGATGAATAAATCTTTAACATGTTATTCTGCTGTCTCCTAGTTGAATAAGCTTATGGTGCTTGCTTGACCTAATTGGATTATGTTGGTGAATCAATTTCATGTGCCATAACTTGCAAAGGGCCTTGTACTCAACTGTTCCGTTGAAAAATATTGGCTTACATTTCCTTGTAATGAGTTCCCAGGTGTCGGTAAACTAGCCTTTCATTCTCTCAGCATGTGTTAGTGTACCATGTGTGACTTGCTCAGTACACATCAGTTGTATCAAATTggaacatctttttaatatcttaGGTGCCACCATAAGCTCATGGCTGTTATACATAACTTAATTTTATTAGATTACCCTGGTGCTGCTGTTGGACTCATGAGAATCGGGCCTCAGCTGTTACTAAGAATTCATTACGCAGCAATGACACTGCATATGTGACAATAGAACTTTTGATGAAGCTTTATGAAGATTGTTTATCTGGAAGATGTGGACTTTCCTTGACAATGACCGCCAGAATCATGCAATTACTGCCTTGAGGTCATCAAGGTGTTTATGAGGCATGGTTTTGGACATTTTTAGGGCCAAGAATTGCTTATTCATATGCCACTTATCATTCTTTCttaaattgttttctttttttgttggaaagataatttttcttttttccacctCTGTCACAAGTACACAAAAGTTGGGCGTAGTTCGTTGTTACCATAATTTGATGTGGAACATCAAGGATCTTGTTGTAAAATCAGAAGTAAACTGGgttgttaaagaaaataaaaaaaattgaaaaaacttcAGTTTTCTTGAGCTTTTTATATGCTCTACCAAATAAAGCCCTTAGTTTATACCTACTTCAGAGTGAGTATGCAATACTATGTAGTTTTTGGATGCACAAATTAAATTCCAAAATGCACATTTTGTCCACTTCTCAAGGGACAGCTGAAGTTAAAGCTAGCAAAACTTAAAGGAACATTTGAAGAACACGAATATTTGGCACTTGCTTCTAAGTTTCCTAGGATTTTTAGGCAGTTCTCGTGTCATCAGATTTTATGCAGTTGAGTACCAGAAATAATTCAATGGACATGAAAATTCATGATCACTATTTGATTACCACATATATTTCAGGCAGACATTATAATGGCCTTAGCCGGATCCAATGGAGGATCTTGGTCGACAACCTACTCCAAATCTGTGAGGCCAGGTGGTGAAAGTAACAAGCCTGGTGGAGACAATGAAACAGGTATGGCGGTTAATACGCCACTATTACGTGAGTTTCGCGGAAGGTTATCTGCCAGTGGCATTTCTAATCACGGAGTTGGCTCTGGGGATCAAATATCCACGCCACCAGGTGACCCTCTAATTTAGTTACATGTACTGGAGGTGCTGTGTTTGACACATTGAAATATGCGACATCCAGTTTGGTTTACATGAATGAGTTAATTCCGTCGTCCAGGCATGAAGGACTGAGTCTTTTATTAGGAAAGTAGACAGATTACGAGTGGGAAGTTTCCAAGTGAAGTATTGATCCttatcctttatttatttttttatttttttaagaatcaTATCAGCAAACTTGGTCATTATAGGTTCTGCATGAGAACTTTTTCCAAATccctcgttctctctctctctctctctttttatcacCTGCCCATTTTACCGTTATTGATTGCTAAAAACTGTTGTTGTAGGTGGACATCAATACAACATCATAGCAAAAGATCCAAGCAACCCTATTCAAGCTGCAGAAGCAAAAAGAGAGCTATGATGGTTGAGTCTGGAATTAGcgttaatttcttttttcccatAATCAATATACAGGATAGGGTAATTGAGCTTTTTATTCCTCTGATATCTTTCGGGCTTctacctttttcttctttggtgGTGGGACGGTACTCTCATTGTTTATAGGGGGATCCAATAGAGCTATCAGATTCATAATCAGATACAGCACTTGCCAATTCTATAATCTGCTTTTAGCTCGATGCATCTTGGAAATTAAACCATTTCAAATCCTTACGTAcaagtttataatattatctCTTATCAATGGAACATATTGTTACCACTTTTTATCAAGGACTGGAGTTGGTTATGTTGTTCAGCAGCAGGATTtgaatttcataaaattcttaGGGCTTACCGTGGGAGAGAGATAAAAACATTGCGTgtcttataatatatagagtTATCCGAGTAAATCCCTTAGATAACATTAAATACTCAAAATGTAGGATCTACTTTATGTGTTTATCTTTTTCTCATTCTGAGACCGAGAGTTGGTGTGTAATAAAATCAAATCTAGTGTTCTTCGATTAAATTCATAGATGCAGACACTTCGCCACTTTGTGTAAGCGTAGAAGGTAGGAGAAAGTGTCTGCAACAACCTCGTTTTTCATGTCCTTTCAAACGTTTTCCTCTTGTGTCTGTACTCCCTGGGCCTTGCTTGGATATGTTTCGGATTTGGGGTCCGTCTCTCTCGCGTGATGTACAATGAACGCACATCAAATGgattatttatcatcattcGGCATGGCCTTGATGAGCCTTGGCCCGTCTACTTTTCTCATTGGACTTGTTATGGGATCCATTATGATTAAAACActatacattttctttttcgtcATTCTGAAATCcattcttgtatatatatataaaaaatagatttataacatatattataaggTTTTTGATTACCATAAATTAATAACCATATAAAATGTATGTACGTCTCTAATGACTTggataaaagacaaaaaaagaaaaagaaaaaagaaaaagaaggcaTAATCATTGAAACATGCCCCATGaggaaaagagaaacaaaaatactaaataaaaaGGTTGTCCCACTTCAGTTGGTGTCCCGCTCACACACCACCttcgaaaataaaaaaatccgatatattactattatcaTTGTCCTAAGTAGGATTTTCAAACGGTGAATCCCAATAAGGGGGTTTTTCAAAGGGTGAATCCCATTTAAGCAGGATTTTCAAAGGGTGAATCCCATTTCATCACTGCCCTCTATACTTCTATTGGTTTCTATAGTCCTCCGCGGCCACCACCCTCATGGGTTAGGTGAGAGAGATCAGCGACTTAAttccatatgtatatatatatactttttttttagtctTCTCACTCGCTTGTTAACCGGCTTACATGACTTGGTTGCAGTGGAtgcaatttgaaattttgaagaatatttatatttgattaagTCATATTAATGTACAAGCTAGCAAccaatatgatatatatatatatatgtatgtatatatagtgtTATATATGTTGGGAAAAATTCATTACCCAAAATTGTATAGACACTGCAATTCCACATATATAAGTTAGAGAaattaaatctaataattattaatatttacatgaTTATGTTGAAAAGGCTAaatggcctatatatatatatatatatatatataatatgaattcttataacctttttttaaaattctctaaAAGATCAATCATGTTTGACTTCATTCTAACAAAGGGAATAAGATTAATTAATACTACTGAAGTTTATCTCTATATTGATGATCTCGATCGATcccttgcatatatatatgtctacgTACGAAGTCTTCactttttaaattcatatcatGATATCATGTTAGTAGAAGGGatattctgaaatattaattttctttctcaactACCATTAatgtttattaaaatattaggtTGTCAACTTCAAGGTGGTACTTAAGAAATCCATAGATAATTAAAGAGATTAAGTTAAgggaaaattaataataatattctaaattaagTAGAAATTGGAATGGAAAATGCAAAAtatacttaagaaaaatttataaaaaaatttatttctccacatgtcagttattgatatactgaaaatcatgaaattcaaaatttaaaatttgaatttcaaaagaaaactaacaaaataagtcttgtaaataaaaatataagtaaaattataaatacatgtagTACTACTCAATTAGAATTGTCTAACTCCTCGATCGATCCTCGATCCGGTCCTTTGAAACTCGgtcataaaaaacttaaatttctttCTCCTAATAATTATGTGCTGCTTGACTTCAGCCTAAcaagcaagctagctagctatatagctCGATCACATATTTTCCTCGAGACTATTGACTAAAATTACGTCGTTTTGCGTATTTTGTTTTGGTCCGACAAGAGTATTATTAGTATACATCTTAGGGTGTATATTTTTGTTATACACTTTCTCATCGGTATCGTGAAAATTACgtccaaataaaattgaagTCTATAATCAATGATGGAAATAAGaggtatatattaataatgttgtgGGTAGATATTGGCGTAATAGATCTACAAGCCTCGCATAATACCATCTAACTTGGTTTAGTCAGAAAAAACCGTCAACTTGGAACAGCTCTTTGCCTCAGACGAAAACAGCTTAATATTAAAGGGTTTCTTCTTGGTCTAACTAAAAGGTTTCCCCAACTTCACCGACTCTTTTTTGGACGTCCAATTATAAGAAGCTGCCTCCCCAATTATCTGTCTAATAATATAATTCACTTCTGTTTGGTCAGAATAGACGGATCATTCTTGGACGTACATCAATgtaagaaaattacttatttgtgattagttatttttaacgtaaataattattttctgtcaaaatgagtctgttatcatcacaaataaaaaatcgTGATTTcgtgaaaaataattaaaagacatgtctttttaatattgttgttggccaattatgattttgaaaatgaatgggGTCCATTAATTACAAGAAATTCTCAAAtcaaaattccttttttttgttttatgcaaaTGGTCAAACTTTCATGTCAACTTCCGATCGAGTATTATAGGTATTCAAAATTATCATGACGAAAATACAATAGTCTAGCCTTTAATTCCCATTGATCTAATTCCCATTGGCCTCATGCTGCACCCACCCAGATTCAAATTAATGCATGGGTCTCTGGCCTACAGagaaatcttatatatatatatatgtaattaaacgTGCCCGCATGTGTGAAAAACTCTGAATAATATGTCAAATTAAAGTTCCACATTATCGATGCATGCATCGAaagtgaaaaaagaagaaaaaaagttgtcAAAATCTTATTGTTCTTGTTCTCACATGCATCATGagcaaatattatatatttagaattgCTAGCTCatccaaatataaaattaaaaataatagaagcAACAGTAGTACTCTCATGTATTTGGcaatacaaatcatttctaattaattttaaatttatcccCTACGTACATATTAttcgattttttaaattttaccgCTTGAGATCAATAAattaactagttttttttttttttttttttttaaaaaaattttggagagGGGGTTTCGAACTTCAAATCTCTATTTTAGAAGTTGAAAGTTATGCCAATTAGACTACTGGCCTTGacaattaattagttattattatataagacgcgcgtgtgtgtatatatatatatatattaaacttggggtaccatttttttttaattattattattaaagtgtgtgtgtatatatatatatatatatatatatgggattgATCTGAAAAATGGGTCGGTCGACGTCTTAATTTAATACATTCGAGCTAGGTGTGTTCCTCAAATAGCATCAAATTAAAGGGCAAAAGTTCCGGATACGCTAGCTAGTCGTCGTTCAACCCTATCTTCTCCGATCAATTTTCCAACTTAGCATGCGGACAAACAAGCTTTTAGGCAAGTCCTTTTGAtcgcaaaagaaaaaagaaaaaagaaaaaaagaggaccCCCCACCCCCTATCATGGAACAAAGAaacatgtaatatttttttgatgatcAGTCTTTGAGATGCCACAACTTTCTCGTTTTGTTTGTTCTTTCCTTTGTCCCATTCAACCATTCACTTAAATACCCATATATCCCAAATCCACGTACAGACACAAGTCCCTCCAAGAGCCACCCTCTCCCAACTGTATCAATATTTTAACCTAATCCCATTgggattatattatatatatatatatattattattcatgatCAAGATTATTACATGTTCTTTCTTGTTAATATAATTCAGTATTCCATCGTCAGACATCTATCCAAAATCCCTGATCTAAACCTTAAGCTTTCTAGCAGCTTGCTTCATTTTTGTTTCGCTTTCAAATTTCCAGGCTACCTTATAATTATCATCGATCgccatcatcatcatgagtACTCTCTCTGAAGCCTACAAAGAGCAGCCTCTCCACCTCAAGCATATCATCCCCCTAGACTTTGCCTCCGTTGGATCTCTCATGCCGGACTCCCATGTCTGGCCTGGATCCGGCGATTTCTCACCATCGGAGGAGGAGTACAACCGGTCGTCGGTGCCGGTCATTGACCTGAGAGATCCCAATGCCTCGGAGCATATCCGACGGGCATGCGAGGCGTGGGGTGTGTTCCAGCTGATAAACCATGGGATATCTCCGATGCTTATAGAAGAGGTTGAGCACGAGGCTGAACGATTCTTTTCTCTTCCAGCTCAACAGAAATTGAAGGCGCTACGGTCTCCCGGTGGGGCCACAGGATACGGCGTCGCTCGGATTACGCCATTCTTCTCCAAGCATATGTGGCATGAAGGCTTCACCATCATGGGGTCTCCACTCGATCATGCAAGGGAAGTTTGGCCCCATGATCACCAACGGTTTTGGTAACTGATCCAATATCCATGCACTTCCATGCACGTGGCCCTTACACTTGCACAGATTATATACTAattagagctagctagctttttaattctactattattttattaattatacttCGGATTTGTTTGGAACTGGCCAGCCAGCTATATATAGCTAgcaatgttttattattatttctacttTTTACAGACAAAAAACCCAGTAGGTTTGGTTTCTGCCTTtcttctgcatatatatatatatatatatatatatatatatatagaggtatATAGGTATTCAATGGTGATGGCCTTTCACAAGTACATGGCCAAGGCCCGgacttcaaaaatatttatacgatTTAGTTCAATCGAAAAAGTAGTACTCATGGAGAGAGAGTGACAATTAATTTAGCTTTTatctagtactagtactagacGTAGAAGTGGCCACTGAGGaataattctttatatatatatatatatatatatatatgtatgtatatcttATATAAGCTAGCTGTTTGCGTTCTATTTGTGAGTAGCacgatatatattatatatataacacatatatatatattaattaattagccttAGAActtgaaatctaaaaaattatttacaagtaatttttttcctaGCTAGTACTCTAGATCAATAACCATTCATTTGTTTAAGTTGAGATT
Protein-coding sequences here:
- the LOC109009626 gene encoding protein TIFY 8-like isoform X1, with the protein product MAVQIMAQQHTMPNNASTNTSGNNTSHTQQEQLSKTMFHDFLGMKKPTDSPVGLTPKAAESPSASASLGASSGGGRGLISTTSDLGSVERQAGNHLEGIPFYGPRSDISGHEISNRIVGSKRSNPDSAFLGSFRDGIINLDHDPLENSHLIKLLRNGTGGEQHRRSNDDEVFFGMHPLRPTSASLVFQPPAGSRTDANVSKWERPASMNVGPAVQYPPRGGQFGPILHQVPSNRFRDGTAGPSSISQSAADEGSRTGIKGPVVLSSINATSGASERNSSGVLPSGSRQKSGTNTLDPESSAPPSRLGSASAGRQMTIFYGGQAHVFDDVHPNKADIIMALAGSNGGSWSTTYSKSVRPGGESNKPGGDNETGMAVNTPLLREFRGRLSASGISNHGVGSGDQISTPPGGHQYNIIAKDPSNPIQAAEAKREL
- the LOC109009626 gene encoding protein TIFY 8-like isoform X2 — protein: MAVQIMAQQHTMPNNASTNTSGNNTSHTQQEQLSKTMFHDFLGMKKPTDSPVGLTPKAAESPSASASLGASSGGGRGLISTTSDLGSERQAGNHLEGIPFYGPRSDISGHEISNRIVGSKRSNPDSAFLGSFRDGIINLDHDPLENSHLIKLLRNGTGGEQHRRSNDDEVFFGMHPLRPTSASLVFQPPAGSRTDANVSKWERPASMNVGPAVQYPPRGGQFGPILHQVPSNRFRDGTAGPSSISQSAADEGSRTGIKGPVVLSSINATSGASERNSSGVLPSGSRQKSGTNTLDPESSAPPSRLGSASAGRQMTIFYGGQAHVFDDVHPNKADIIMALAGSNGGSWSTTYSKSVRPGGESNKPGGDNETGMAVNTPLLREFRGRLSASGISNHGVGSGDQISTPPGGHQYNIIAKDPSNPIQAAEAKREL